The following are encoded in a window of Geoalkalibacter ferrihydriticus DSM 17813 genomic DNA:
- a CDS encoding response regulator, which produces MAKKKILVLDDKHFSRVCSAILEREGFVPVIPESDKFFDTIHRWTDYGLVVASYPIAEKFVEKIQHTGTPVIVLSDFVNHEILESLKQFEICRCLIKPLDFENFIGIVGEMLDDGISIRGGYSLA; this is translated from the coding sequence GTGGCAAAAAAGAAAATTCTCGTTCTTGACGACAAACATTTTTCCCGGGTTTGCAGCGCCATTCTCGAACGGGAAGGATTTGTCCCGGTCATTCCAGAATCTGATAAGTTTTTTGATACAATTCACCGCTGGACCGATTATGGGCTGGTCGTCGCGAGTTATCCCATTGCGGAAAAATTTGTTGAAAAAATCCAACACACGGGTACGCCGGTGATCGTTCTCAGCGACTTCGTCAATCACGAAATCCTTGAAAGCCTTAAACAGTTCGAAATTTGTCGGTGCCTCATCAAACCTTTGGATTTTGAAAATTTTATCGGAATTGTTGGAGAGATGCTCGATGACGGAATTTCAATACGGGGAGGATACAGCCTTGCTTAG